The Caldilineales bacterium genome has a window encoding:
- a CDS encoding DUF309 domain-containing protein: protein MPDPRPTILIYTADLFFGLRIQDVVEKLGGRALAVSSAAELAAGLADVPALTIIELGADQGWVAAVHEARKRTRGAPIAAFGSHVDTAALAAARQAGCDYVRTKGRFMEELPALVERHLRPAADLPGCAETPNELVREGLRLFNLGQYYPCHDALEKAWVAEDRPCRALYQGILQLAIALHHIEGGNYDGADKMLRRATAKFQRLPATCQGIDAAGLLQTCRRLQQTLLELGPAALAAFPRHTFPTIPIPG, encoded by the coding sequence ATGCCCGATCCCCGCCCCACCATCCTCATCTATACCGCCGACCTGTTCTTCGGTCTCCGCATCCAGGATGTCGTCGAGAAGCTGGGCGGCCGGGCGCTGGCCGTTTCCTCGGCGGCGGAGCTGGCCGCCGGGCTGGCCGATGTCCCGGCCCTGACCATCATCGAGCTGGGGGCCGATCAGGGCTGGGTTGCCGCCGTGCATGAGGCGCGCAAACGGACGCGCGGCGCGCCCATCGCCGCCTTTGGTTCGCATGTCGATACGGCGGCGCTGGCGGCGGCGCGGCAGGCGGGCTGCGACTATGTGCGGACGAAGGGCCGCTTCATGGAGGAATTGCCCGCCCTGGTCGAGCGCCATCTCCGACCGGCCGCCGATCTCCCCGGCTGCGCTGAGACCCCGAACGAGTTGGTGCGGGAGGGTCTGCGGCTGTTCAACCTGGGTCAGTACTACCCCTGCCACGACGCCCTGGAAAAAGCCTGGGTCGCCGAAGATCGCCCCTGTCGCGCCCTCTACCAGGGCATCCTCCAGCTTGCCATCGCCCTGCACCACATCGAGGGCGGCAACTACGACGGCGCCGACAAGATGCTGCGCCGGGCTACGGCCAAATTCCAGCGGCTGCCGGCCACATGTCAGGGCATCGACGCCGCCGGACTGCTACAAACGTGCCGCCGGTTGCAGCAGACTCTGCTCGAACTTGGCCCCGCCGCTCTCGCTGCTTTCCCGCGCCACACCTTCCCCACCATTCCCATTCCGGGCTGA
- a CDS encoding winged helix-turn-helix domain-containing protein, with protein sequence MHALIICEEQRLAELLTVALRQVGLRGIVRRTPPPNSHQLGDVSVLVVDVSGVKAALAALHDLRTLTSAPVLVHCPPADEESLLDLYLNGATLVALKPSDLRLVAAQALALSRVASVIPAMPAPHPLLDPETQSIVLPAGHFRLSTLEYRLLATLLSRPGRVFPLEALVEAVWGYSGDGDRHLVKGLVNRVRRKIEPAPQEPIYLLTEAGVGYRFAPPPAGDDGPPPADELGEAVGRFFFAASARNGNGGEGVARESSESGGAKFEQSLLQPAARL encoded by the coding sequence ATGCACGCACTCATCATCTGCGAAGAACAACGGCTGGCCGAGCTACTGACCGTGGCCTTGCGCCAGGTGGGTCTACGCGGCATCGTCCGCCGCACGCCGCCGCCCAATTCGCACCAGTTGGGCGATGTCTCGGTTCTGGTGGTGGATGTGAGCGGGGTCAAGGCGGCGTTGGCAGCCCTGCATGACTTGCGTACGCTGACCTCAGCCCCGGTGTTGGTGCACTGCCCGCCGGCCGACGAAGAATCGCTGCTCGACCTCTACTTGAACGGGGCGACGCTGGTGGCGCTGAAGCCGAGCGATCTGCGGTTGGTGGCCGCTCAGGCCCTTGCCCTGAGCCGGGTAGCCTCGGTCATCCCGGCCATGCCCGCGCCCCACCCCCTGCTCGACCCCGAAACCCAGTCCATCGTCCTGCCCGCCGGCCATTTCCGTCTCTCCACGCTCGAATACCGGCTGCTGGCCACCCTGCTCAGCCGGCCGGGCCGCGTCTTCCCCCTGGAGGCGCTGGTCGAGGCGGTGTGGGGCTACAGCGGCGATGGCGACCGCCACCTGGTCAAGGGGCTGGTGAATCGCGTCCGCCGCAAGATCGAACCGGCGCCGCAGGAGCCGATCTATCTGCTGACCGAGGCCGGGGTCGGCTATCGCTTCGCGCCCCCGCCGGCCGGCGACGACGGGCCTCCCCCGGCCGATGAACTGGGAGAGGCGGTCGGGCGCTTTTTTTTCGCGGCTTCAGCCCGGAATGGGAATGGTGGGGAAGGTGTGGCGCGGGAAAGCAGCGAGAGCGGCGGGGCCAAGTTCGAGCAGAGTCTGCTGCAACCGGCGGCACGTTTGTAG
- a CDS encoding SEC-C domain-containing protein, with product MLKLLPQTKKPAPEQLARWGRNDPCWCGSGKKYKLCHLGKDQSKK from the coding sequence ATGTTGAAGCTCCTTCCCCAGACCAAGAAACCCGCGCCCGAACAACTGGCCCGCTGGGGCCGCAACGACCCCTGTTGGTGCGGCAGCGGCAAGAAATACAAGCTCTGCCATCTCGGCAAAGACCAGAGCAAAAAGTGA
- a CDS encoding glucose-1-phosphate adenylyltransferase, protein MIMAGGEGSRLTVLSEQRAKPSVPFAGKYRIIDFTLSNCVNSGIYDVAILTQYRPHSLNEHIGIGRPWDLDRLTGGVRLLQPYQARGSQGWYQGTADAVYQNIDFLHNRDADLALILSGDHIYKMDYRRMIDFHEEKNADLTVAVMNVPLDETDRFGIMTTNKGGRVTEFHEKPKHRDKGTLASMGIYIFNAEKLIDRLVEGHKREPNLDFGKHVIPGMISDDRVYAYQFDDYWVDVGTVDAYWRTSLELCDPHPLNLWDPGWVIRTLSQERPPVKCSAQGQVVRSLVSNGCTIHGRVEHSVLSPGVYVSAGAVVRDAVVMNDVWIGPGAVVDRAVVDKQVVVGAGVQLGWGDDERPNFEMPDRLDTGVTVVGKGAHIAAGVRVGRNVLIQSDVDEDAFRRAAGSLIPSGATVKPGEIVLPPAEPLPTPTPEESAA, encoded by the coding sequence ATGATCATGGCGGGCGGCGAAGGTTCGCGGCTGACGGTGTTATCCGAGCAGCGAGCCAAACCCTCCGTCCCTTTTGCCGGCAAATACCGGATCATCGACTTTACGCTCTCCAATTGCGTCAATTCGGGCATCTATGATGTCGCCATCCTGACGCAATACCGGCCGCATTCGCTCAACGAGCATATCGGCATCGGCCGGCCGTGGGACCTGGATCGACTGACCGGCGGCGTGCGCTTGCTCCAGCCCTACCAGGCGCGCGGGTCGCAGGGCTGGTATCAGGGCACCGCCGACGCCGTCTATCAGAACATCGACTTTCTGCACAACCGCGACGCCGACCTGGCCCTGATTCTCTCTGGCGACCACATCTACAAGATGGACTATCGCCGGATGATCGACTTCCACGAGGAGAAGAACGCCGACCTGACCGTGGCGGTGATGAACGTCCCCCTGGACGAAACCGACCGCTTTGGCATCATGACCACCAACAAGGGCGGTCGCGTGACCGAGTTCCACGAGAAGCCGAAGCATCGCGACAAGGGCACCCTGGCCAGCATGGGCATCTATATCTTCAATGCCGAGAAGCTGATCGACCGCCTGGTCGAGGGCCACAAACGCGAGCCGAACCTGGACTTCGGCAAGCACGTCATCCCCGGCATGATCAGCGACGACAGGGTCTATGCCTACCAGTTCGATGATTATTGGGTGGATGTGGGCACGGTCGATGCCTATTGGCGCACCTCGCTGGAACTGTGCGACCCACACCCCCTCAACCTGTGGGACCCGGGCTGGGTGATCCGCACCCTCAGCCAGGAGCGACCGCCGGTGAAGTGCAGCGCCCAGGGCCAGGTGGTGCGCTCGTTGGTCAGCAATGGCTGCACCATCCACGGCCGGGTCGAGCATTCGGTGCTGTCGCCGGGCGTCTATGTCTCGGCGGGGGCGGTGGTGCGCGATGCGGTGGTCATGAACGATGTCTGGATCGGCCCCGGCGCCGTGGTGGACAGGGCCGTGGTCGATAAACAGGTGGTGGTGGGGGCGGGCGTGCAGCTGGGCTGGGGCGACGACGAGCGTCCCAACTTCGAGATGCCCGACCGCCTGGACACCGGCGTGACGGTGGTGGGCAAGGGCGCCCACATCGCCGCCGGCGTGCGTGTGGGCCGCAATGTCCTCATCCAGTCGGATGTCGATGAAGATGCCTTTCGCCGTGCGGCCGGCAGCCTGATCCCCAGCGGAGCCACGGTCAAGCCCGGTGAGATCGTCCTCCCACCCGCCGAACCCCTCCCCACTCCCACCCCCGAGGAGAGCGCAGCATGA
- a CDS encoding glucose-1-phosphate adenylyltransferase, whose product MILAGGAAPGLHVLTASRAEAAVPFGGKYRVIDFSLSNCVNSGIFNVALLTQYMPRSLNEHIRAGKPWDLDRGQGGVRLLQPYQSNADDRGTWQEGSADAIRFNLDVVRGTEQVVVLAGNHIYKMNYQPMVEFHRRRKADVTVAVVAVPSHQTHRFGMVTADNDGRITRFEEKPRRTRSILASMGVYVCEPNVLADVLAGPGREHRNLGAETIPWAVRHKRIFAYEFEGYWTNVSTIPAYYEANMGLLADIPALDLSDPRWVIHTQSRQLPPALLGPDARVGGNLLCDGARIEGTVLRSVIGPGVHVAEGAVVQDSIIMDDTVIAAGARVDRAIVDKQVSVGAEARLGWGDDNTPNHHPAGVLNTGITLVGKGAQIPAGAVIGRNVIIRLKAAAEDFAAETPSGMSV is encoded by the coding sequence ATGATCCTGGCCGGCGGCGCCGCGCCCGGCCTGCACGTCCTCACGGCCAGCCGCGCCGAAGCGGCCGTGCCCTTTGGCGGCAAGTACCGCGTGATCGATTTTTCACTTTCCAATTGCGTCAATTCCGGCATCTTCAACGTCGCCCTGCTGACGCAGTACATGCCGCGCTCGTTGAACGAACACATACGGGCCGGGAAACCGTGGGATCTGGATCGCGGCCAGGGTGGAGTGCGCCTGCTCCAGCCCTACCAGAGCAACGCCGACGACCGGGGAACCTGGCAGGAAGGCTCGGCCGACGCCATCCGTTTCAATCTGGATGTGGTGCGTGGGACCGAGCAGGTGGTGGTGCTGGCGGGCAACCACATCTACAAGATGAACTACCAGCCGATGGTGGAGTTCCATCGCCGCCGCAAGGCCGATGTGACCGTGGCGGTGGTGGCGGTGCCCTCGCACCAGACCCATCGCTTTGGCATGGTGACGGCCGACAACGATGGCCGTATCACCCGTTTCGAGGAAAAACCCCGCCGCACGCGCTCGATCCTGGCCAGTATGGGCGTCTATGTGTGTGAACCGAATGTGCTGGCCGATGTGCTGGCCGGGCCGGGCCGGGAGCACCGCAACCTGGGCGCCGAAACCATCCCCTGGGCGGTGCGGCACAAACGCATTTTCGCTTACGAGTTCGAGGGCTACTGGACCAATGTGTCCACCATCCCCGCCTATTACGAAGCCAACATGGGTTTGTTGGCCGACATCCCCGCCCTCGACCTTTCGGACCCGCGCTGGGTGATCCACACCCAGTCTCGCCAGCTCCCACCGGCCCTGCTCGGCCCCGATGCGCGCGTGGGGGGCAACCTGCTGTGTGATGGCGCCCGCATCGAAGGCACGGTGCTGCGTTCGGTCATCGGCCCAGGCGTGCACGTGGCCGAGGGCGCAGTGGTGCAAGATAGCATCATCATGGATGACACGGTCATCGCCGCCGGTGCGAGGGTGGACCGGGCCATCGTCGACAAACAGGTGTCAGTCGGCGCCGAAGCCCGGCTGGGGTGGGGCGACGATAACACCCCCAACCATCACCCGGCCGGCGTGCTGAACACCGGCATCACCCTGGTCGGCAAGGGCGCGCAGATACCAGCCGGCGCGGTGATTGGCCGCAATGTCATCATCCGTCTCAAAGCCGCGGCAGAGGATTTCGCTGCTGAGACGCCGAGCGGGATGAGCGTGTAA
- a CDS encoding lamin tail domain-containing protein, which produces MPIFCFHTLANGETYGRGFFEYPDSLGKGPGTAVTSVTRFHYSAPDTGELNEVQNIHFVIGVHENVSQLNLVAASPDRLRSLVAGPAQPHRLGPVSGGAGLQLEWPREVSSTDECLGAPQPAVQPAEPLPTPQPTPAPSPQPEPQPAPHLEPQPAPQPEPAPMPMMARVVITTIFYDGVTKFTEADEYIEIGNQGNAPADISGWRVYADDRSQDFSFAAGTVLQPGQIVRIYTNEIHPESGGLSFGSRRAIWNNKGDTGYLYDASGQVVSSFRYP; this is translated from the coding sequence ATGCCTATCTTTTGCTTTCACACCCTCGCCAACGGCGAGACCTACGGACGCGGATTCTTCGAGTACCCTGACTCCCTCGGCAAGGGGCCAGGGACAGCGGTGACCAGCGTTACACGGTTTCACTATAGCGCACCGGATACGGGCGAGCTGAACGAGGTGCAGAACATTCATTTCGTGATCGGGGTGCATGAAAATGTCAGTCAGCTGAACCTGGTTGCGGCCTCGCCCGACCGCCTGCGCTCGTTGGTCGCGGGACCGGCTCAGCCCCACCGGCTCGGCCCGGTGAGCGGCGGCGCGGGGCTGCAGTTGGAATGGCCGCGCGAGGTCAGCTCGACCGACGAGTGCCTGGGCGCGCCGCAGCCTGCCGTTCAGCCGGCGGAACCGCTGCCTACCCCTCAACCCACACCTGCCCCATCGCCGCAACCTGAACCGCAGCCGGCGCCGCATCTCGAACCTCAACCGGCGCCACAACCAGAGCCGGCGCCCATGCCGATGATGGCGAGGGTGGTCATCACCACCATCTTCTACGACGGGGTGACGAAGTTCACCGAGGCCGATGAGTACATCGAGATCGGCAATCAGGGCAACGCCCCGGCTGACATCTCTGGCTGGCGGGTGTATGCTGACGATCGTAGTCAGGACTTCTCCTTCGCTGCCGGCACGGTGCTGCAACCCGGCCAGATCGTCCGCATCTACACCAACGAGATTCACCCCGAAAGCGGAGGTCTCAGCTTCGGCAGCAGACGGGCGATCTGGAACAACAAAGGCGACACCGGCTATCTCTACGATGCTTCTGGGCAGGTTGTCTCCAGCTTTCGCTACCCATGA
- a CDS encoding nucleoside deaminase has translation MNDNDLQHLRAAIAVAWRAREHGNHPFGAVLVGADSQILLEAENTVTTARDATGHAETNLVRLATQRFTPEQLAGCTLYTSTEPCAMCAGAIHWSGIGRVVYALSEVDLYNIVGPSPDHLLLPCREVFARSQRPVVVSGPAAALDSEARAVHEGFWM, from the coding sequence ATGAACGATAACGATCTCCAGCACCTGCGCGCTGCCATTGCCGTTGCCTGGCGCGCCCGCGAGCATGGCAACCATCCCTTTGGGGCCGTGCTCGTGGGCGCGGACAGCCAGATCCTGCTGGAAGCGGAGAATACGGTGACCACGGCGCGGGATGCCACAGGCCATGCCGAAACCAATCTCGTGCGGCTGGCGACGCAGCGGTTCACGCCAGAACAATTGGCGGGCTGCACCCTCTATACCAGCACCGAGCCGTGCGCGATGTGCGCCGGCGCCATCCATTGGAGCGGGATCGGCCGCGTCGTCTATGCCCTCAGCGAAGTCGATCTCTACAACATCGTTGGCCCCTCGCCCGACCACCTTTTGCTACCCTGCCGGGAGGTCTTCGCCCGCAGCCAGCGCCCTGTCGTGGTCAGCGGCCCCGCAGCGGCATTGGATAGCGAGGCCCGCGCCGTGCATGAGGGCTTCTGGATGTGA